One window of Cohnella hashimotonis genomic DNA carries:
- a CDS encoding ABC transporter ATP-binding protein — MIQCDGLVKIYKASNLEVFALQGLDLSVESGELMAIIGNSGSGKSTLLNMLGGLDRPTAGSLTVDGKDMLKMKESELVRYKRESVGFVWQNNARNLIPYLTALENVELPILLSGRRKRLRALELLEAVGLGHRARNKLHQLSGGEQQRVAIAIALANQPRLLLADEPTGSVDSRMAEQILDLFRDLNRQLNLTIVIVTHDPLLAKKVDRVVAIRDGKISSEMLRRKSYDEELKELEASPEQEESHVEYAILDKAGRLQVPADYLQAIGIKDTNKVRLELSDGQIILTPPEKGA; from the coding sequence ATGATCCAATGCGACGGCTTGGTGAAAATCTACAAAGCCTCGAATCTAGAGGTATTCGCCCTGCAGGGGCTCGACCTGTCGGTCGAGAGCGGGGAGCTGATGGCGATCATCGGCAACAGCGGCAGCGGCAAGTCCACCCTTCTCAATATGCTGGGCGGGCTGGATCGTCCCACGGCAGGCTCGCTCACCGTCGACGGAAAAGACATGCTGAAGATGAAAGAGTCGGAGCTCGTCCGTTACAAACGCGAAAGCGTAGGGTTCGTCTGGCAAAACAACGCCCGCAACCTCATTCCGTATCTAACCGCGCTGGAAAACGTGGAGCTCCCCATCCTGCTGTCCGGCCGGCGCAAGCGGCTGCGGGCACTGGAGCTGCTGGAAGCGGTCGGGCTCGGACACCGGGCGCGGAACAAGCTGCATCAGCTGTCCGGCGGCGAGCAGCAGCGCGTCGCCATCGCCATCGCGCTCGCCAACCAGCCTCGATTGCTGCTGGCCGACGAGCCGACCGGATCGGTCGACTCCCGCATGGCCGAGCAGATCCTCGATCTGTTCCGCGACCTCAACCGGCAGTTGAACCTGACCATCGTCATCGTCACGCACGATCCGCTGCTCGCGAAGAAGGTCGACCGCGTCGTCGCGATCCGGGACGGCAAGATCAGCTCGGAGATGCTGCGGCGCAAGTCATACGACGAGGAATTAAAAGAGCTCGAGGCGAGCCCCGAGCAGGAAGAGTCTCATGTCGAATATGCAATATTGGATAAGGCGGGGCGGCTGCAGGTGCCCGCGGACTATCTGCAGGCGATTGGGATTAAAGATACAAATAAAGTCAGACTGGAGCTTAGCGACGGGCAGATCATTTTGACTCCGCCGGAGAAGGGCGCCTGA